One genomic window of Hymenobacter sp. J193 includes the following:
- the rplA gene encoding 50S ribosomal protein L1, producing the protein MAQVSKKRKEALAKHDLTQVRNLVEAATVVKDITYTKFDASVDIDVRLGVDPRKADQMVRGVATLPHGTGKTVRVLALVTPDKEAEATAAGADFVGLDDYISKIEKGWTDIDVIITMPAVMAKVGRLGRVLGPRGLMPNPKSGTVTTDVAKAVQEVKAGKIDFKVDKTGIIHCSVGKVSFDPQKLAENAIEVIQTLNRLKPSSAKGTYIRSITLSSTMSPAVPVDTTVTSA; encoded by the coding sequence ATGGCACAAGTAAGCAAAAAGCGCAAGGAAGCCCTTGCCAAGCACGATCTGACCCAGGTGCGCAACCTCGTAGAGGCTGCTACCGTGGTGAAGGACATCACCTATACCAAGTTCGACGCCTCGGTTGATATCGACGTTCGTTTGGGTGTAGACCCCCGCAAAGCCGACCAGATGGTACGTGGCGTAGCAACGCTGCCCCACGGTACTGGCAAAACGGTACGCGTTCTGGCCCTCGTTACGCCCGACAAAGAAGCCGAAGCTACCGCTGCTGGTGCTGACTTTGTTGGTCTGGACGACTACATCTCGAAAATCGAGAAAGGCTGGACGGATATCGATGTAATCATCACGATGCCGGCTGTAATGGCTAAGGTAGGCCGTCTGGGTCGCGTACTAGGTCCTCGTGGCCTGATGCCGAACCCCAAGTCGGGCACCGTAACCACCGACGTAGCCAAGGCTGTGCAGGAAGTGAAAGCAGGTAAAATCGACTTCAAAGTCGACAAAACCGGCATCATCCACTGCTCGGTTGGTAAAGTGTCGTTCGACCCGCAAAAGCTGGCCGAAAACGCCATCGAAGTAATTCAGACCCTGAACCGTCTGAAGCCTTCGTCGGCTAAAGGAACGTACATCCGCAGCATCACGCTTTCGAGCACGATGTCGCCCGCCGTTCCGGTTGACACCACGGTAACTTCCGCATAA
- the rpoB gene encoding DNA-directed RNA polymerase subunit beta, with amino-acid sequence MQKLQAADERINFAKIKKVIEYPDFLDVQVRSFMDFFQLETAAENRTDEGLFKVFAENFPISDSRENFVLTFIDYHVDPPKYSVDECIDRGLTYSVPLKAKLRLVCNDTDNEDFETIEQEVFLGNIPYMTEKGSFVINGAERVIVSQLHRSPGVFFAQSKHTNGTKLYSARIIPFKGSWIEFATDVNNVMYAYIDRKKKFPVTTLLRAIGYGTDKDILDLFGLSEEVKADKKILKKAVGRKLAARVLRTWTEDFVDEDTGEVVSIDRNEVLLERDSTIEEEDIDTILNAGAKSVILHRENVNIADFAIIYNTLQKDNSNSEKEAVEQIYRQLRNTEAPDEETARDIIQKLFFSDKRYDLGDVGRYRINKKLGIDTGWDARVLTNEDIVLIVKYLIGLINSKAIVDDIDHLSNRRVRTVGEQLYAQFGVGLARMARTIKERMNVRDNEDFKPVDLINARTLSSVINSFFGTNQLSQFMDQTNPLAEVTHKRRVSALGPGGLSRERAGFEVRDVHYTHYGRLCTIETPEGPNIGLISSLCVHARVNSMGFIETPYRTVENGKVDTTENVKYLTAEEEDTHHIAQANARIDESGNFINELVKGRFEGDFPVVGPGEYSYMDVAPNQIVSVAASLIPFLEHDDANRALMGSNMQRQAVPLLKAEAPIVGTGLEGRVATDSRTLVVAESDGVIDYVDANRIVVKYDLTEDDILVSFDAEKISYDLIKFRRTNQDTCINLTPLVKKGERVSKGQVLCEGYGTNKGELALGRNMQVAFMPWQGYNFEDAIVISEKVVRDDIFTSIHIEEFELEVRETKRGEEELTSEIPNVSEEAVRNLDDNGIIRLGAEVKEGDILIGKITPKGETDPTPEEKLLRAIFGDKAGDVKDASLKAPPSLNGVVIGTKLFSRPKKDKNLRAKSKKEVEELKDTYARELRGIKAVMVEKLVQLLEGKTSQGVKHKFGDEIISKGVKFGKKNIAENLFPDKNPYKDESNYAVPEEVNMFKDLVLEGWTADARVNAMVTDLVKNYAKKRNTITARFKRDRFTLEVGDELPAGIVQLAKVYIAKKRKLKVGDKMAGRHGNKGVVARIVRDEDMPFLPDGTPMDIVLNPLGVPSRMNIGQIYETVLGWAGLKLGRTYATPIFDGATEEEVSKELTEAGLPTFGRAYLHDGLTGQRFDQPVTVGVIYMLKLGHLVDDKMHARSIGPYSLITQQPLGGKAQFGGQRFGEMEVWALEAFGASNVLQEILTVKSDDVVGRAKAYEAIVKGDVLPKPNIPESFNVLIHELRGLALEITLD; translated from the coding sequence CTGCAAAAACTGCAGGCCGCTGACGAGCGGATCAACTTCGCCAAGATTAAAAAGGTTATTGAGTATCCGGATTTCCTGGACGTGCAGGTTCGCTCGTTCATGGATTTCTTCCAGTTGGAAACGGCTGCCGAAAACCGGACCGATGAGGGGCTGTTCAAAGTATTCGCGGAGAACTTTCCGATTTCGGACTCCCGCGAAAACTTCGTGCTGACCTTTATCGATTATCACGTCGACCCGCCCAAGTACTCGGTTGACGAGTGCATCGACCGGGGCCTGACGTACTCGGTGCCGCTGAAAGCCAAGCTGCGTCTGGTCTGCAATGATACGGACAACGAGGACTTCGAGACGATTGAGCAGGAAGTGTTTTTGGGAAATATTCCCTACATGACCGAAAAAGGCTCATTCGTTATCAACGGCGCCGAACGGGTTATTGTGTCGCAGCTGCACCGCTCGCCGGGGGTGTTCTTTGCCCAGAGCAAGCATACCAACGGCACCAAGCTGTATTCGGCGCGTATCATTCCGTTCAAAGGCTCGTGGATTGAGTTTGCCACGGACGTGAACAACGTGATGTACGCGTACATCGACAGGAAAAAGAAATTCCCGGTTACCACACTGCTGCGCGCTATCGGCTACGGCACCGACAAAGACATCCTGGACCTGTTCGGGCTGTCGGAAGAGGTGAAAGCCGATAAGAAAATCCTGAAGAAAGCCGTCGGCCGCAAGCTGGCCGCGCGGGTGCTGCGCACCTGGACGGAAGACTTCGTGGACGAGGACACCGGCGAGGTAGTTTCCATCGACCGGAACGAGGTGCTCCTGGAGCGCGACTCGACCATCGAGGAAGAAGATATTGACACCATCCTGAATGCCGGAGCCAAATCGGTTATCCTGCACCGCGAGAACGTCAACATCGCCGACTTCGCCATCATCTACAACACCCTGCAGAAAGACAACTCCAACTCGGAGAAGGAAGCTGTGGAACAGATCTACCGTCAGCTGCGGAATACCGAAGCGCCCGACGAAGAAACTGCCCGTGACATCATCCAGAAGCTGTTTTTCTCGGATAAGCGCTACGACCTCGGCGACGTAGGCCGTTACCGCATCAATAAGAAGCTGGGTATCGATACCGGTTGGGACGCCCGCGTACTAACCAATGAGGACATTGTTCTCATCGTGAAATACCTGATCGGTCTGATCAACTCGAAGGCCATTGTCGATGACATTGACCACTTGAGCAACCGCCGCGTGCGCACGGTAGGGGAGCAGCTCTACGCCCAGTTCGGCGTAGGCCTGGCCCGGATGGCGCGTACCATCAAGGAGCGTATGAACGTGCGCGACAACGAGGACTTCAAGCCGGTTGACCTGATCAACGCCCGCACACTGTCGTCGGTTATCAACTCGTTCTTCGGCACCAACCAGTTGTCGCAGTTCATGGACCAGACCAACCCGCTGGCCGAGGTGACGCACAAGCGTCGCGTATCGGCACTGGGGCCGGGAGGTCTGTCGCGCGAGCGGGCTGGTTTCGAAGTACGTGACGTTCACTACACGCACTACGGCCGCCTCTGCACCATCGAAACGCCGGAAGGCCCGAACATTGGTCTGATTTCGTCGCTGTGCGTGCATGCCCGCGTGAACTCGATGGGCTTCATCGAAACTCCCTACCGCACCGTGGAAAACGGCAAGGTAGACACCACGGAGAACGTGAAGTACCTGACGGCCGAGGAAGAGGATACCCACCACATTGCGCAGGCCAACGCCCGCATTGATGAGTCGGGCAACTTCATCAACGAACTGGTAAAAGGCCGTTTCGAAGGCGACTTCCCGGTAGTAGGTCCCGGCGAATACAGCTACATGGACGTGGCCCCGAACCAGATTGTGTCGGTGGCGGCTTCGCTGATTCCGTTCCTGGAGCACGACGACGCCAACCGCGCCCTCATGGGCTCGAACATGCAGCGTCAGGCAGTACCGCTGCTGAAGGCTGAGGCGCCCATCGTGGGCACCGGGCTGGAAGGCCGCGTGGCTACCGACTCCCGTACGCTGGTAGTAGCGGAGAGCGACGGTGTAATTGACTATGTGGATGCCAACCGCATCGTAGTGAAATACGACCTGACGGAAGACGACATCCTTGTAAGCTTCGATGCCGAGAAGATTTCGTACGACCTGATCAAGTTCCGCCGCACCAACCAGGACACCTGCATCAACCTGACGCCCCTCGTGAAGAAGGGCGAGCGGGTAAGTAAGGGCCAGGTATTGTGCGAAGGCTACGGCACCAACAAAGGCGAGCTGGCCCTGGGCCGCAACATGCAGGTGGCATTTATGCCCTGGCAGGGCTACAACTTCGAGGATGCCATTGTCATTTCGGAGAAAGTAGTGCGCGACGACATCTTCACCTCGATTCACATCGAGGAGTTTGAGCTGGAAGTACGCGAAACCAAGCGCGGCGAAGAAGAGCTGACCTCGGAAATTCCGAACGTGAGCGAAGAAGCTGTGCGCAACCTCGACGACAACGGTATCATCCGTCTGGGCGCTGAAGTGAAGGAAGGCGACATCCTCATCGGCAAGATTACGCCCAAGGGCGAAACCGACCCGACCCCGGAAGAGAAGCTACTCCGCGCCATCTTCGGCGACAAAGCCGGCGACGTGAAGGATGCCTCCCTTAAGGCGCCACCGTCCCTGAATGGGGTAGTTATCGGTACCAAGCTGTTCTCGCGTCCGAAGAAAGACAAAAACCTCCGGGCCAAGTCGAAGAAGGAAGTGGAAGAGCTGAAGGATACGTACGCTCGTGAGCTGCGCGGCATCAAAGCCGTGATGGTAGAAAAGCTGGTGCAGCTGCTGGAAGGCAAAACCTCCCAGGGTGTAAAGCACAAGTTCGGCGACGAAATCATTTCGAAGGGTGTGAAATTCGGCAAGAAGAACATTGCCGAAAACCTCTTCCCCGATAAGAACCCCTACAAGGACGAGAGCAACTATGCCGTGCCCGAGGAGGTGAACATGTTCAAGGACCTCGTGCTGGAAGGCTGGACCGCCGATGCCCGTGTGAATGCCATGGTGACGGACCTGGTGAAGAACTACGCCAAGAAGCGCAACACCATCACGGCCCGCTTCAAGCGCGACCGGTTCACGCTGGAAGTAGGTGACGAACTACCCGCTGGTATTGTGCAGCTGGCTAAAGTCTACATCGCCAAGAAGCGCAAGCTGAAGGTGGGTGATAAAATGGCTGGTCGTCACGGTAACAAAGGGGTAGTAGCCCGCATCGTGCGCGATGAGGACATGCCCTTCCTGCCCGACGGCACGCCAATGGACATCGTGCTCAACCCGCTGGGTGTACCTAGCCGGATGAACATCGGTCAGATTTACGAAACTGTACTGGGCTGGGCCGGCCTCAAGCTGGGCCGCACCTACGCTACCCCCATTTTCGATGGTGCTACCGAAGAGGAAGTATCGAAGGAACTGACGGAAGCCGGGTTGCCAACCTTCGGCCGCGCGTACCTGCACGACGGTCTGACTGGTCAGCGTTTCGACCAGCCGGTAACGGTGGGTGTTATCTACATGCTGAAGCTGGGTCACCTAGTGGATGACAAGATGCACGCCCGTTCCATCGGGCCGTACTCGCTCATCACGCAGCAGCCGCTGGGTGGTAAGGCGCAGTTCGGTGGTCAGCGCTTCGGTGAGATGGAAGTGTGGGCGCTGGAAGCCTTCGGGGCGTCCAACGTGCTGCAGGAAATCCTCACGGTGAAGTCGGACGACGTGGTAGGCCGCGCCAAGGCGTACGAAGCCATTGTAAAAGGCGACGTACTGCCCAAGCCGAATATCCCCGAGTCATTCAACGTACTCATCCACGAGTTGCGCGGTCTGGCCCTGGAAATCACGCTTGACTAA
- the rplJ gene encoding 50S ribosomal protein L10 has translation MIREEKQALVDELSEKFQSHNAFYITDASGMSVAKINEFRRLCFNRGLEFKVYKNTFIRKALDTLDGNTAEMDEALKGQSGVLFSKESGNAPAKLLKDFYKAQNYGRGVEPKPVLKGAYIDASIYLGSTQLETLSTLKGKNELIGDVIGLLQSPAKNVISALTSGGSKLAGILKTLSEKEEVAG, from the coding sequence ATGATCCGGGAAGAAAAACAAGCCCTCGTCGACGAGTTGAGCGAGAAGTTTCAATCGCACAACGCGTTCTACATCACCGATGCGTCGGGGATGTCAGTGGCGAAAATCAACGAATTCCGTCGCCTGTGCTTTAACCGCGGCCTGGAGTTCAAAGTCTACAAAAACACGTTCATCCGCAAAGCCCTCGACACCCTCGATGGCAACACGGCGGAAATGGACGAGGCGCTGAAAGGCCAGTCGGGCGTGCTGTTCTCGAAAGAGTCGGGCAATGCTCCTGCCAAGCTGCTGAAAGACTTCTACAAGGCGCAGAACTACGGCCGCGGCGTTGAGCCCAAGCCCGTTCTGAAAGGCGCTTACATCGATGCCAGCATCTACCTGGGTTCTACCCAGCTTGAAACGCTGAGCACGCTGAAAGGCAAAAACGAGCTTATCGGTGATGTTATCGGTCTGCTTCAGTCGCCTGCTAAGAATGTTATTTCTGCTCTGACGAGCGGCGGTAGCAAGCTGGCTGGTATCCTCAAAACACTTTCCGAAAAAGAAGAGGTTGCAGGCTAA
- the secE gene encoding preprotein translocase subunit SecE has protein sequence MSKLTNYFRETTEEMRYKVTWPSFEELQKSAGLVLIGSLVFAIIVGVMDLVFKTGLEAFYNSFR, from the coding sequence ATGAGCAAGCTGACCAACTATTTCCGCGAAACGACCGAGGAGATGCGCTACAAAGTAACGTGGCCATCCTTTGAAGAGCTACAGAAGAGCGCTGGCTTGGTGCTTATTGGCTCGCTCGTGTTTGCGATTATCGTTGGCGTGATGGACTTGGTTTTCAAAACGGGGCTGGAAGCGTTCTACAACTCCTTCCGCTAA
- the tuf gene encoding elongation factor Tu, with protein MAKENFDRSKPHVNIGTIGHVDHGKTTLTAAITTVLANKGLAAKRDFSSIDNAPEEKERGITINTAHVEYSTVNRHYAHVDCPGHADYVKNMVTGAAQMDGAILVVAATDGPMPQTREHILLARQVGVPQLVVFMNKVDMVDDPELLELVEMEIRELLSFYDFDGDNIPVIQGSALGGLNGDANWVPKIEELMDAVDSYIPIPARLTDLPFLMPVEDVFSITGRGTVATGRIERGIINSGEQVDILGMGAEGLKSTVTGVEMFRKILDRGEAGDNVGLLLRGIEKEAIRRGMVICKPGSVTPHKKFKAEVYVLSKEEGGRHTPFFNNYRPQFYLRTTDVTGIITLPEGVEMVMPGDNITITVELINKVAMEKGLRFAIREGGRTVGAGQVTEILD; from the coding sequence ATGGCCAAAGAAAATTTTGATCGTTCCAAGCCGCACGTGAACATCGGTACGATCGGGCACGTCGACCACGGCAAAACCACCCTGACTGCTGCTATCACCACGGTACTGGCGAACAAAGGTTTGGCTGCGAAGCGTGACTTCTCGTCTATCGACAACGCTCCGGAAGAAAAAGAGCGTGGTATCACCATCAACACCGCGCACGTAGAGTACTCGACCGTAAACCGTCACTATGCTCACGTTGACTGCCCTGGTCACGCTGACTATGTGAAGAACATGGTAACGGGTGCTGCCCAAATGGACGGTGCTATCCTCGTGGTAGCTGCTACCGACGGCCCGATGCCCCAGACGCGTGAGCACATCCTGCTCGCTCGCCAGGTAGGTGTTCCTCAGCTGGTGGTGTTCATGAACAAAGTAGACATGGTAGATGACCCCGAGCTCCTCGAGCTGGTGGAAATGGAAATCCGTGAGCTGCTGTCGTTCTACGACTTCGACGGTGACAACATCCCCGTAATCCAAGGTTCGGCTCTGGGTGGCCTGAACGGCGACGCCAACTGGGTTCCCAAGATCGAGGAGCTGATGGACGCTGTTGACAGCTACATTCCGATTCCTGCCCGTCTGACTGACCTGCCCTTCCTGATGCCCGTAGAGGACGTATTCTCTATCACGGGTCGTGGTACGGTAGCAACTGGTCGTATCGAGCGTGGTATCATCAACTCGGGTGAGCAGGTTGACATCCTCGGCATGGGTGCTGAAGGTCTGAAGTCGACCGTTACTGGTGTTGAGATGTTCCGCAAGATCCTCGACCGTGGCGAAGCTGGCGACAACGTAGGTCTGCTGCTCCGTGGCATTGAAAAAGAAGCCATCCGTCGCGGTATGGTTATCTGCAAGCCCGGCTCGGTAACGCCTCACAAAAAGTTCAAGGCTGAGGTGTACGTACTGTCGAAAGAAGAAGGTGGCCGTCACACGCCGTTCTTCAACAACTACCGTCCCCAGTTCTACCTGCGCACCACCGACGTAACGGGTATCATCACCCTGCCCGAAGGTGTTGAAATGGTAATGCCTGGCGACAACATCACCATCACGGTGGAGCTGATCAACAAAGTAGCTATGGAAAAGGGCCTGCGTTTCGCTATCCGCGAAGGTGGTCGTACCGTAGGTGCTGGTCAGGTTACCGAAATCCTCGACTAG
- the rplL gene encoding 50S ribosomal protein L7/L12 yields the protein MADLKAFAEQLVSLTVKEVNELAGILKDEYGIEPAAAAVVAGPAGPAATEAPEEKTSFDVILKSAGAAKLAVVKLVKDLTGLGLKEAKELVDGAPKALKEGVTKDEAEGLKKQLEEAGAEVEVK from the coding sequence ATGGCAGATTTGAAAGCATTCGCCGAGCAGCTCGTTAGCCTGACGGTAAAAGAAGTAAACGAACTGGCTGGTATCCTGAAAGACGAGTATGGCATCGAGCCGGCTGCTGCTGCAGTTGTGGCTGGTCCTGCTGGTCCTGCTGCTACCGAAGCTCCTGAGGAGAAGACCTCGTTCGACGTGATCCTGAAGTCGGCTGGCGCTGCCAAACTGGCTGTGGTGAAACTGGTGAAAGACCTGACCGGTCTGGGCCTGAAAGAAGCCAAAGAACTGGTTGACGGTGCTCCCAAGGCCCTGAAAGAAGGCGTAACCAAGGACGAGGCTGAAGGCCTGAAGAAGCAACTGGAAGAAGCCGGCGCTGAAGTAGAAGTTAAGTAA
- the nusG gene encoding transcription termination/antitermination protein NusG, whose product MGELKWYVVRSVSGQEKKAKTYLETEIGRHGLSDLVPQVLIPVEKVFEMRNGKKRVRERNLYPGYIIIHADLTHGEVDHIITSTPGVIGFLSDKEGKAANQNTKPVPLHISEVNRILGIVDEAEEQTATLETPFVAGELVKIVDGGFAGMSGTVSEVFEERKKLNVIVKIFGRSTPMELSYTQVEKES is encoded by the coding sequence ATGGGAGAGTTGAAATGGTACGTTGTCCGTTCGGTCAGCGGGCAGGAGAAAAAGGCTAAGACCTACCTCGAAACCGAGATAGGGCGTCACGGCCTTTCTGACTTAGTGCCGCAGGTGCTGATTCCGGTAGAGAAGGTATTCGAGATGCGTAACGGCAAGAAGCGCGTGCGTGAGCGGAACCTGTATCCCGGCTACATCATCATCCACGCCGACCTGACCCACGGCGAAGTTGACCACATCATCACCAGCACTCCGGGCGTTATCGGCTTTCTGAGTGATAAGGAAGGCAAAGCAGCCAATCAGAATACCAAGCCGGTTCCGCTGCACATTTCGGAAGTAAACCGCATTCTCGGGATTGTGGACGAAGCCGAAGAACAGACGGCCACGCTGGAGACGCCTTTCGTTGCTGGTGAGTTGGTGAAGATTGTAGATGGTGGTTTCGCCGGTATGTCGGGCACTGTTTCGGAGGTTTTCGAAGAGCGCAAGAAATTGAACGTCATTGTCAAAATTTTTGGGCGTAGCACTCCTATGGAGCTCAGCTACACCCAGGTCGAGAAAGAGTCATAA